In Thermotomaculum hydrothermale, a single genomic region encodes these proteins:
- a CDS encoding ABC-F family ATP-binding cassette domain-containing protein: MLVSLNQAYKQFGGKVIFSDLSLNINYGDKIGLVGINGSGKSTLVKAIAGILDLDGGEIIRKKGLRIGYVEQLQSIDRSVSVFDFVYQGNEKVIELEKKIKEAEEGKVADTKVLTGIFEEYEKIDGYRYKAKVEEVLQGIGIYHLKDRFVNEISGGELRRVFLARVLVSDSDLFLFDEPTNHLDLFAVKWFESFLRNCKNAFVLVSHDQYLLDNAVSKIIEINAGKVFVFNGNYKFYQKKRRELAENAEKEYRRKVEEIEREMEFVRRNIAGQKTKQAKSRLKKIEKIEIGERNLFKDIKINLNFKESKKKSKYILECKDLIVGYNRPLIKGINLLVQRGEKYGIVGRNGSGKSTFLKTIAGKISPLEGEVKVFPGIKVAYFDQNVEFEDENKTVLQTLWDADPFLNRDEVLNYLAYFYFREEMVESRVKFLSGGERSRLKLACLMRGEYDLLILDEPTNHLDILLTDAITFAVKNFKGSVLAVSHHRHFLDSIADRVIELRDGNFRLFLGNLSYYFDKVKEEEEKQTQIEAEKKKNEKKEVSKKKNGISKNELLRAKWRLEEVEKEIETLEKDKEEIENLLNQENVLNDYLKVKELSEKLNRLDKKLEELLSEWQRLGEICM; this comes from the coding sequence ATGCTTGTAAGCTTAAATCAAGCTTATAAACAATTCGGGGGAAAGGTTATTTTTTCAGACCTTTCCCTGAATATTAATTATGGCGACAAAATAGGCCTTGTTGGAATTAACGGAAGCGGAAAATCCACTCTTGTTAAAGCAATTGCCGGGATTTTAGACCTTGACGGTGGAGAGATAATAAGAAAAAAAGGGTTAAGAATTGGATATGTTGAACAATTGCAGTCAATAGATAGAAGTGTAAGTGTCTTTGATTTTGTTTATCAGGGAAATGAGAAGGTTATTGAACTTGAAAAAAAGATAAAAGAGGCTGAAGAAGGAAAGGTAGCAGATACAAAAGTTTTGACAGGGATTTTTGAAGAATACGAGAAAATAGACGGATACAGGTATAAAGCTAAAGTTGAAGAGGTATTGCAGGGGATAGGCATATACCACTTAAAAGATAGGTTTGTTAATGAAATTAGTGGTGGGGAATTGAGAAGGGTATTTCTTGCAAGAGTGCTTGTATCAGACTCTGATTTATTTTTATTTGACGAACCTACAAATCACCTCGATCTTTTTGCTGTTAAATGGTTTGAAAGCTTTTTGAGAAATTGTAAAAATGCATTTGTCCTTGTTTCACATGACCAGTATCTTCTTGACAATGCTGTGTCTAAAATTATTGAAATAAACGCCGGGAAGGTGTTTGTTTTTAATGGAAATTATAAGTTTTATCAGAAGAAAAGAAGAGAGCTTGCAGAAAATGCAGAGAAGGAATACAGGAGAAAAGTGGAAGAGATAGAAAGGGAGATGGAATTTGTAAGAAGAAATATTGCAGGGCAAAAGACAAAACAGGCAAAATCAAGGCTAAAAAAGATAGAAAAAATTGAAATTGGAGAGAGAAATTTATTTAAAGACATTAAGATAAATCTTAACTTTAAAGAAAGCAAAAAAAAATCAAAGTATATTTTAGAGTGTAAAGATTTAATTGTTGGTTATAATCGCCCATTGATTAAAGGTATAAATTTACTTGTTCAAAGGGGAGAAAAGTACGGGATTGTTGGAAGAAACGGAAGCGGGAAGTCAACTTTTTTAAAAACAATTGCAGGTAAAATTTCGCCGTTAGAGGGAGAAGTTAAAGTTTTTCCAGGCATAAAAGTGGCTTACTTTGACCAGAATGTTGAATTTGAAGATGAAAACAAAACAGTTTTGCAAACTTTGTGGGATGCGGATCCTTTTTTAAATAGAGACGAGGTTTTAAACTACCTTGCTTACTTTTATTTTAGAGAAGAAATGGTTGAAAGCAGGGTAAAATTTTTGTCAGGTGGGGAAAGAAGCAGGTTAAAATTGGCTTGTTTAATGAGAGGTGAGTATGATTTACTTATTCTTGACGAACCAACAAATCACCTTGATATACTTTTAACAGATGCTATTACCTTTGCTGTGAAGAATTTTAAAGGTAGTGTTTTGGCTGTATCTCACCATAGACATTTTTTAGACAGTATTGCAGATAGAGTGATAGAATTAAGAGATGGTAATTTCAGGTTGTTTTTAGGCAATCTTTCTTATTATTTTGATAAAGTGAAAGAAGAAGAGGAAAAACAAACGCAGATTGAGGCTGAAAAAAAGAAGAATGAGAAAAAAGAAGTATCAAAAAAGAAAAATGGAATTTCAAAAAATGAGTTGTTAAGAGCAAAGTGGAGGCTTGAAGAGGTGGAAAAAGAGATTGAAACTCTTGAGAAAGATAAAGAGGAAATTGAAAATTTGCTGAATCAGGAAAATGTGTTAAACGATTATTTGAAAGTTAAAGAATTATCTGAGAAACTTAATAGACTTGACAAAAAACTTGAAG